Proteins co-encoded in one Actinobacillus succinogenes 130Z genomic window:
- the tpiA gene encoding triose-phosphate isomerase yields MTAKKIYFGTNLKMYKGNAEVVQYLSELSDFATTFKSEYDIQLFVIPSYTTLKDAVELVKSKTGRPKIKIGAQNMNPNDNGQFTGEISPLMLKELGIELVMIGHSERRHVMKETDQEENEKVLASLKHNFITLLCIGETLEQKNYNISDEVLRTQLKIGLQGVTAEQLSKLWIAYEPVWAIGTGGIPASAEYADEKHAVIKQCLFELFAEESKKIPVLYGGSVNPENANSLITKPYIDGLFIGRSAWNTSNFHALIADVLNTLSGSKIDPIINKFTETAIQLVDKLGGKDNISALTHCATRIRVVLRNDGKMDKSAIEKIDCVKGLFSITNQYQIILGAGIVNQVHEEMVKLLARSL; encoded by the coding sequence ATGACAGCAAAGAAAATTTATTTCGGTACCAATCTGAAAATGTATAAGGGGAATGCCGAGGTCGTGCAATATCTCTCCGAATTATCTGATTTTGCCACTACCTTTAAATCGGAATATGACATTCAATTGTTTGTAATTCCGTCTTATACCACATTAAAAGATGCCGTGGAATTAGTGAAATCAAAGACGGGTCGGCCTAAAATTAAAATTGGCGCCCAGAATATGAATCCGAATGACAACGGGCAGTTTACCGGTGAGATTTCACCGTTAATGCTTAAAGAATTGGGAATCGAACTGGTGATGATCGGGCATTCTGAACGTCGTCATGTGATGAAGGAAACCGATCAGGAAGAAAATGAGAAAGTGCTTGCGTCTTTGAAGCATAATTTCATTACGCTATTATGTATCGGTGAAACGCTGGAGCAAAAAAATTACAACATCTCCGATGAAGTATTGCGAACTCAGCTAAAAATCGGATTACAGGGTGTTACCGCCGAACAATTATCTAAGCTGTGGATTGCTTATGAGCCGGTGTGGGCGATTGGTACGGGAGGAATTCCGGCAAGCGCCGAATACGCCGATGAAAAACATGCCGTTATTAAACAATGTCTGTTTGAACTTTTTGCTGAAGAAAGTAAAAAAATACCAGTGCTATATGGCGGTAGTGTTAATCCTGAAAATGCTAATAGCTTAATTACCAAACCGTATATTGATGGTCTATTTATCGGCCGTAGTGCATGGAATACGTCAAATTTTCATGCATTAATTGCTGATGTATTGAATACGCTTTCTGGCAGTAAAATTGACCCGATAATCAATAAATTTACGGAAACAGCGATACAACTCGTTGATAAATTGGGGGGGAAGGATAATATTAGTGCTTTAACCCACTGTGCTACTCGTATTCGCGTAGTGTTAAGAAATGATGGAAAAATGGATAAATCAGCTATTGAAAAAATTGATTGTGTTAAAGGGTTATTTTCTATTACCAATCAATATCAAATTATTTTAGGTGCAGGAATAGTAAATCAGGTTCATGAGGAAATGGTAAAATTACTGGCTAGATCATTATAA
- the purE gene encoding 5-(carboxyamino)imidazole ribonucleotide mutase, which produces MSNAKPQVAVVMGSKSDWATMREATAVLDQLQVAYHVEIVSAHRTPDKLFGFAENAARNGYKVIIAGAGGAAHLPGMIAAKTLVPVLGVPVKSSMLSGVDSLYSIVQMPKGIPVGTLAIGPAGAANAGLLAAQILGVWDNELSTRLKTFRENQTNAVLDNPDPRD; this is translated from the coding sequence ATGTCAAATGCAAAACCACAAGTTGCCGTCGTAATGGGTTCTAAAAGTGATTGGGCGACCATGCGGGAGGCTACTGCCGTTTTAGATCAACTTCAAGTGGCATATCACGTCGAAATCGTGTCGGCTCACCGCACGCCGGATAAATTATTCGGCTTCGCCGAAAACGCCGCACGAAACGGTTATAAAGTGATTATCGCCGGAGCCGGCGGCGCGGCGCATTTGCCGGGTATGATTGCCGCCAAAACCTTGGTACCGGTGCTGGGCGTGCCGGTGAAAAGCTCCATGTTAAGCGGCGTGGACAGCCTGTATTCTATTGTCCAAATGCCGAAAGGCATTCCGGTGGGGACATTAGCTATCGGACCGGCCGGTGCGGCGAACGCAGGGTTGCTGGCCGCTCAAATTTTAGGTGTTTGGGACAACGAATTATCCACCCGTTTAAAAACGTTCCGCGAAAACCAAACCAACGCGGTGTTGGATAATCCGGATCCCCGCGATTAA
- a CDS encoding sugar-binding transcriptional regulator, translated as MVEYKEGSLLTEIAIAYYEHELTQEEIANKFNISRIKVGRLLKKARQEGIVEINVKYHPVFTSQLEDRLIEQFGIQRALIAIDEQNESEQREQVATLVSSYLSNTLKDGMTVAVGQGRNVAAVGEHIGIFPEKNCKFICGIGGVQRLGDPVDADHICRNLARKFNGANETLYAPAYLEDKAFRDVFMKNGVIKETLDRARKADIALVGIGDMSEESYMVQLGWFTPKEITEARMNLGVIGDIAGYGFFNLQGEPVDTVMNNRVIGLSLEDLRAIPCVIGIASESSKAMAILGALRTGIIDIIATSASNINSILNLIKG; from the coding sequence ATGGTTGAATATAAAGAAGGGAGTCTACTGACGGAAATTGCCATTGCCTATTATGAGCACGAGCTTACTCAGGAAGAAATAGCCAATAAATTTAATATTTCACGTATTAAAGTGGGGCGTTTATTAAAAAAGGCAAGGCAAGAAGGCATTGTTGAGATCAACGTAAAATATCATCCTGTTTTTACCTCTCAGCTGGAAGACAGATTGATTGAGCAATTCGGTATTCAACGGGCATTGATTGCAATTGATGAACAAAATGAGAGCGAACAACGTGAACAGGTCGCCACATTAGTGAGCTCTTATTTATCCAATACATTAAAAGACGGTATGACAGTTGCTGTCGGACAAGGGCGAAATGTTGCCGCTGTGGGTGAACATATCGGAATCTTCCCAGAAAAAAACTGTAAATTTATTTGCGGAATAGGCGGGGTTCAACGGTTAGGCGATCCTGTTGATGCCGATCATATTTGTCGTAATTTAGCCCGTAAATTTAACGGGGCGAACGAAACTTTATACGCTCCGGCGTATTTGGAAGATAAAGCGTTTCGCGATGTATTTATGAAAAACGGGGTAATTAAAGAGACCCTGGATCGGGCCCGTAAGGCGGATATCGCGCTGGTCGGTATCGGCGATATGAGTGAAGAAAGCTATATGGTTCAGTTAGGTTGGTTTACACCGAAAGAAATTACCGAGGCAAGAATGAACCTGGGGGTCATTGGTGATATTGCGGGATACGGTTTTTTCAATTTGCAGGGAGAACCTGTCGATACGGTAATGAATAACCGGGTAATCGGATTAAGCTTAGAAGATCTTAGAGCCATTCCCTGCGTTATCGGCATTGCTTCCGAAAGTAGTAAGGCAATGGCAATATTGGGTGCGCTAAGAACGGGGATTATTGACATTATTGCCACCAGTGCAAGCAATATAAATTCAATTTTAAATTTAATAAAGGGTTAA
- a CDS encoding amino acid aminotransferase, producing the protein MFENIKAAPADPILGLNEAFKTEKHPQKINLGIGVYKDAHGFTPIMKAVKAAETRLLESENSKNYLSIDGVQKFNALTQTLLFGADSDIIADKRARTVQSLGGTGALRIAAEFIKRQTKAQNVWISNPTWPNHNAIFNAVGMTIRDYRWYDAEKKALDWDNLLADLANVNPGDVVLLHGCCHNPTGIDPTPEQWRQLAELSMQNGWLPLFDFAYQGLGNGLDEDAIGLRTFAQCHKELLICSSYSKNFGLYNERVGAFTLVAENSDIADTVLTQVKSIIRTIYSNPASHGASTVATVLADPALHEQWNTELTEMRNRIKQMRNKLAELLQELGAQQDFGFITEQNGMFSFSGLTPEQVDRLKNEFAVYAVRSGRINVAGITEDNIRYLCESIVKVL; encoded by the coding sequence ATGTTTGAAAATATTAAAGCGGCCCCTGCAGATCCTATTCTTGGCTTAAACGAAGCGTTTAAAACGGAAAAACACCCGCAAAAAATCAATTTAGGTATCGGTGTTTATAAAGACGCTCACGGTTTCACGCCAATTATGAAAGCGGTAAAAGCGGCGGAAACTCGTTTATTGGAGAGTGAAAACAGCAAGAATTACTTATCTATTGACGGCGTACAAAAATTTAACGCCCTGACTCAAACGCTCCTGTTCGGCGCTGATTCCGACATTATCGCCGATAAACGGGCAAGAACGGTACAAAGTTTGGGAGGTACCGGCGCATTACGCATTGCGGCGGAATTCATCAAACGCCAAACCAAAGCACAAAATGTTTGGATTTCAAACCCTACCTGGCCGAACCATAATGCCATTTTCAACGCCGTCGGCATGACTATCCGCGATTATCGTTGGTACGATGCCGAAAAAAAAGCCTTAGACTGGGATAATTTGCTGGCGGATTTAGCCAACGTTAATCCGGGCGACGTCGTGTTATTACACGGTTGCTGCCATAATCCTACCGGTATCGATCCGACACCGGAACAATGGCGACAACTGGCGGAATTATCAATGCAAAACGGCTGGCTGCCGCTGTTCGATTTTGCTTATCAGGGGTTAGGCAACGGCTTGGACGAAGATGCCATAGGCTTGCGAACCTTTGCCCAATGCCACAAAGAATTGCTGATTTGCAGTTCCTATTCCAAAAACTTCGGTCTGTACAACGAACGGGTCGGGGCATTTACATTAGTCGCGGAAAATTCAGATATCGCCGATACGGTGTTAACCCAAGTGAAGTCTATTATCCGAACTATTTACTCCAACCCGGCTTCTCACGGCGCTTCAACGGTAGCAACGGTATTAGCGGATCCCGCATTACACGAACAATGGAATACCGAACTCACCGAAATGCGTAACCGTATTAAACAAATGCGCAACAAACTGGCGGAATTATTGCAAGAATTAGGCGCACAACAGGATTTCGGTTTCATCACCGAACAAAACGGCATGTTCTCCTTCAGCGGCTTAACGCCGGAACAGGTGGATCGCCTTAAAAACGAATTCGCCGTCTACGCCGTGCGCTCGGGCAGAATTAACGTCGCGGGCATCACAGAAGACAACATCCGCTATCTGTGCGAAAGCATCGTTAAAGTGCTTTAA
- a CDS encoding amidohydrolase family protein — METKLYDGPMIDAHQHFWQPQINPHPWLAPDVLIPFRYGDYTAIKKEYLPPDYLKDATPKHNVVATVYVDAEWDPKDPMGETKYIHTVAEKFNMPNAVVAQAWLHRDDVADVLKEQSAFPLVRSVRHKPAGALTPQEAQAGVRTLMSDDKWRKGYELLAKFNLNFDLQTPWWNLHEAKQLALDFPDTLIILNHTGLPSDRSQEGLSAWHKAMSLLSDVPNIVVKISGIGLPEKRWNIEDNRWIIQETVKIFGVERAMFASNFPVDSLCGELETIFTGFKEAMKNYNYDDQHKLFFANAKKYYKIDI; from the coding sequence ATGGAAACCAAATTATATGACGGACCTATGATCGATGCGCATCAACATTTCTGGCAACCTCAAATCAACCCGCATCCGTGGTTGGCGCCGGACGTATTGATTCCTTTTAGATACGGCGATTATACCGCGATTAAAAAAGAATATTTACCTCCCGACTATCTGAAAGACGCAACCCCGAAACACAATGTGGTGGCGACAGTTTATGTGGATGCGGAATGGGATCCGAAAGACCCGATGGGAGAAACCAAATATATTCATACCGTAGCGGAGAAATTTAATATGCCGAATGCCGTTGTGGCACAGGCTTGGTTACACCGCGATGATGTTGCCGATGTATTGAAAGAACAGTCGGCATTTCCGTTGGTAAGAAGCGTTAGACATAAACCGGCGGGAGCGTTAACGCCGCAAGAGGCGCAAGCTGGCGTCAGAACCTTAATGAGCGACGATAAATGGCGTAAAGGCTATGAACTATTGGCTAAATTTAATTTGAATTTCGATTTGCAAACGCCGTGGTGGAATTTGCACGAAGCCAAACAGCTGGCGTTAGACTTTCCGGATACATTAATTATTCTGAATCATACCGGGCTGCCATCCGACCGTTCGCAAGAAGGGCTGTCTGCTTGGCATAAAGCTATGTCGTTATTGTCTGATGTGCCGAACATCGTGGTAAAAATTTCGGGAATCGGATTGCCGGAAAAACGCTGGAACATTGAAGACAACCGCTGGATTATACAGGAGACCGTTAAGATTTTCGGTGTTGAACGGGCGATGTTTGCCAGTAATTTCCCGGTGGACAGTTTATGCGGTGAATTGGAAACTATTTTTACCGGCTTCAAGGAAGCGATGAAAAATTATAATTATGATGATCAGCATAAACTGTTTTTCGCCAATGCAAAAAAATATTACAAAATTGATATTTAA
- a CDS encoding TRAP transporter large permease has product MSFIVLLGVMFILTVLGLPLFYSIIFASIVTLFTFLPNIPVTIVAQQVMQGLDTNALQALAFFFLAGELMSVGGITSRIIRFVTSLIGRWKGSLAYINIFSSLFFGSISGSAVASTAAIGSSLIPAMKKTGYPADFSAALTQSASIIGPIIPPSVPMIVFAALAGAGVSVGKMFMSGIIPGIMIALVLILVTFILSKIYKYGNQATAFSWKEVKDSGKDAVWAIFCPVIILYGIISGVFTATEAGAVSVVYAYLVGTFVYKELSIELLKKALISSLKGTITVMLIVGASSIFAWLIARLQISHQVAHWVSSVCDSPLQALLLINVIVLFIGMIMDPTAALTILVPVFMPIVNQFGIAPIHFGLVIILNLMIGLVTPPVGYLIFLSANIAECEPMKVLKSSLPFLFTLFALLLFLIFVPEFSTYLPDLLFPQ; this is encoded by the coding sequence ATGTCATTCATCGTATTGCTTGGAGTAATGTTTATCCTTACGGTGCTCGGTTTACCATTGTTTTATAGTATTATCTTCGCATCTATTGTGACATTATTCACTTTCTTACCTAATATCCCCGTGACAATCGTAGCACAGCAAGTAATGCAAGGACTTGATACTAACGCTTTGCAGGCGCTCGCATTTTTCTTTTTAGCCGGAGAATTGATGAGTGTCGGCGGGATCACTTCACGTATTATCCGTTTCGTCACCTCATTAATCGGTCGCTGGAAAGGTTCGCTGGCCTATATCAATATCTTTTCCAGTTTATTTTTTGGTTCTATCAGCGGATCCGCAGTTGCCTCTACGGCGGCTATTGGCAGTTCTTTGATTCCCGCAATGAAGAAGACCGGTTATCCGGCGGATTTCTCTGCCGCACTGACACAATCCGCTTCCATTATCGGACCGATCATTCCGCCAAGCGTACCTATGATTGTTTTCGCGGCTTTAGCCGGCGCGGGTGTATCCGTAGGGAAAATGTTCATGTCCGGCATTATTCCGGGTATCATGATTGCGCTTGTGCTGATCCTGGTTACTTTTATATTAAGTAAAATTTATAAATACGGTAATCAGGCAACCGCATTCAGCTGGAAAGAAGTGAAAGATAGCGGAAAAGATGCCGTATGGGCAATATTTTGTCCGGTTATTATTTTATACGGTATTATTTCGGGCGTTTTCACTGCAACGGAAGCGGGGGCGGTTTCTGTTGTTTATGCCTATCTGGTCGGTACATTCGTATATAAAGAATTAAGTATTGAACTATTGAAAAAAGCGTTGATTTCTTCACTCAAAGGAACCATTACGGTTATGCTGATTGTCGGAGCATCTTCAATCTTTGCTTGGTTAATTGCTCGTTTACAAATCAGCCATCAGGTAGCCCATTGGGTGTCTTCTGTTTGCGATAGCCCTCTTCAGGCTCTGCTATTGATTAATGTTATTGTGTTGTTCATCGGAATGATTATGGATCCGACGGCGGCATTGACAATTTTAGTACCGGTATTTATGCCGATCGTTAATCAGTTTGGTATCGCACCGATTCACTTCGGTTTGGTAATCATCCTGAATCTGATGATAGGCTTGGTTACACCGCCGGTGGGCTATTTGATTTTCCTCTCGGCCAACATTGCGGAATGTGAACCGATGAAAGTGCTTAAATCAAGTTTACCGTTCTTGTTCACATTATTCGCATTATTGTTATTTCTCATTTTTGTACCTGAATTCAGTACATATTTACCTGATTTATTGTTTCCACAATAA
- the purK gene encoding 5-(carboxyamino)imidazole ribonucleotide synthase: MQKSTLYPTVYVLGNGQLGRMLRYAGAPLDINVVPLAFNASVFELPKDAVITAEIERWEETPLTTLLGNHHKFVNKDVFGKTADRLTQKSILDTLKLPTSPWTLIKNAADFDRTFREIGEKVVVKRRTGGYDGRGQWIVTPENQAVITEDLFGTVIAEKFIPFDGEVSIVGARFRDGSARFYPVTHNLQQNGILRYSVADGSAAHLQTQAEHMLGKVMQHLDYVGVMAMECFVVDGKLLVNELAPRVHNSGHWTQLGCAVSQFELHLRALLDLPTPELQVFAPSVMVNLIGTPHNPQWLNTPFSQVHWYGKEVRPGRKVGHINLTHTDKEILICQLNKLRNELTEDYQSGLNWTIEKLK; this comes from the coding sequence ATGCAAAAAAGTACTTTATACCCGACCGTTTACGTACTCGGTAACGGGCAGCTCGGGCGTATGCTGCGTTATGCGGGCGCGCCTTTGGATATTAATGTAGTACCGCTGGCGTTTAACGCTTCCGTGTTTGAATTGCCGAAAGACGCCGTCATTACTGCGGAAATCGAACGCTGGGAAGAAACACCGTTAACGACCCTATTAGGTAATCACCATAAATTCGTGAATAAAGACGTGTTCGGCAAAACCGCGGATCGTTTAACCCAAAAATCTATTTTAGATACATTAAAATTACCCACTTCGCCTTGGACGTTAATTAAAAACGCAGCGGATTTTGACCGCACTTTCCGCGAAATCGGTGAAAAAGTCGTGGTAAAACGACGTACCGGCGGCTATGACGGACGAGGTCAGTGGATTGTGACACCGGAAAACCAAGCGGTAATTACAGAAGATTTGTTCGGCACGGTTATCGCGGAAAAATTCATTCCTTTCGACGGTGAGGTATCTATCGTCGGCGCCCGTTTCCGTGACGGTTCCGCCCGTTTTTATCCCGTCACCCATAACTTGCAGCAAAACGGTATTTTACGCTACAGTGTCGCCGACGGTTCCGCCGCACATCTGCAGACGCAGGCGGAACACATGCTGGGCAAAGTGATGCAGCATTTGGATTACGTAGGCGTAATGGCGATGGAATGTTTCGTCGTAGACGGCAAATTATTGGTAAACGAACTGGCTCCGCGGGTGCATAACAGCGGACATTGGACGCAACTGGGCTGTGCCGTCAGTCAATTCGAACTGCATTTACGCGCCCTGCTTGACCTACCGACGCCGGAATTACAGGTTTTCGCGCCAAGCGTTATGGTAAATTTAATCGGCACGCCGCATAACCCGCAGTGGTTAAACACCCCCTTCAGTCAAGTGCATTGGTACGGTAAAGAAGTACGTCCCGGTCGTAAAGTAGGACACATCAACTTAACTCATACGGACAAAGAAATATTAATCTGTCAACTCAACAAGCTTAGAAACGAATTGACCGAAGATTATCAGTCAGGATTGAATTGGACAATCGAAAAATTGAAATAA
- a CDS encoding sugar phosphate isomerase/epimerase family protein — translation MDKGFRLAVNTSIFDGYDLETALASIKKCGFNFFELAYNQGYVGNLNQDLFGVENGNNINKLKEKYQLSVLALGCTMDLSSDNFLEIFSPRLRFAQLIGAKYINVCTAKRENKDKMICNLKSLRPVLEETGCILCLENGGDYNFDAFITLEEGIELLNELGDDVYSINFDPGNMVTYDKNLDVVAQSIKSLDYVRYFHIKDVCITDEKFRFIPVEGRGLINYQEIIYGLKQRGIPCSFEIPLRIYRELDSTPRRFEKAAELAVIETTLIKSREYVETIPGNINFERE, via the coding sequence ATGGATAAGGGTTTTAGATTAGCGGTAAATACATCGATTTTTGACGGCTATGATTTAGAAACAGCGTTAGCTTCAATAAAAAAATGTGGTTTTAATTTTTTTGAATTGGCATACAACCAAGGTTATGTAGGTAATCTAAATCAGGATTTATTTGGTGTTGAAAATGGAAATAATATTAATAAATTAAAAGAAAAATACCAATTATCCGTTTTAGCGCTTGGTTGTACCATGGATTTATCCTCGGATAATTTTCTAGAAATTTTTTCGCCAAGACTGCGTTTTGCTCAATTAATCGGAGCTAAATACATTAATGTATGTACCGCTAAGCGTGAGAATAAAGACAAAATGATATGCAATCTAAAATCATTAAGACCCGTATTAGAAGAAACGGGGTGTATTCTCTGCTTAGAAAATGGTGGTGATTATAATTTTGATGCCTTTATTACGCTTGAAGAAGGTATTGAATTATTGAATGAATTAGGAGATGACGTTTATTCCATTAATTTTGATCCGGGTAATATGGTGACCTACGATAAAAATCTGGATGTCGTCGCACAGTCAATAAAATCATTGGATTATGTACGTTATTTTCATATTAAGGATGTTTGTATTACAGATGAAAAATTCAGATTTATTCCGGTGGAAGGCAGAGGACTGATTAATTATCAGGAAATTATTTATGGGTTAAAACAGCGGGGTATTCCTTGTAGCTTTGAAATCCCACTCAGAATATACCGTGAGCTGGATTCTACGCCGCGTAGATTTGAAAAAGCGGCGGAACTTGCCGTAATTGAAACCACATTAATTAAATCGCGAGAGTATGTTGAAACTATACCTGGAAATATCAATTTTGAGAGGGAGTAA
- a CDS encoding TRAP transporter small permease codes for MLEQYEKFINKTFLSLGCLFFLVLVAMTFVQVITRYVINISFPWAEEFLRFCYTCMILFGILTTTQIQVPMVRIMIFERFKYGWLLSSALYIVMLICLFLLVKGGLKVYSMNLNSYYSAFKISKSWVYIPFLICLSLEMVRIVIAFVSLAKTRKVREL; via the coding sequence ATGCTGGAACAATATGAGAAATTTATCAATAAAACCTTTTTATCATTAGGATGTCTTTTTTTTCTTGTGTTAGTTGCGATGACATTTGTACAGGTTATTACGAGATATGTGATTAACATTTCGTTTCCCTGGGCGGAAGAGTTTTTGAGATTTTGCTATACCTGTATGATTTTATTCGGAATTTTAACGACAACCCAGATTCAGGTTCCTATGGTTAGAATCATGATTTTTGAGCGATTTAAATACGGCTGGTTATTATCCTCCGCTCTATACATTGTGATGTTAATTTGTTTATTTTTATTAGTTAAAGGCGGTTTAAAAGTTTATTCCATGAATTTGAATAGCTATTATTCGGCGTTTAAGATCTCAAAGTCTTGGGTATATATACCGTTTCTTATTTGTTTATCATTAGAGATGGTGCGAATTGTCATTGCGTTCGTTTCTTTAGCTAAAACCAGAAAAGTGAGGGAATTATAA
- the rpiB gene encoding ribose 5-phosphate isomerase B, with translation MKIAIGCDDAAYNLKIELIKYLETLGIECDDFGAGAGDLTLYPDVAEKVALAVSEGKYERGILTCGTGIGMCITANKVPGVRAAVCHDVFSAERSRKSNDAQIICFGERVIGVELAKSLLKVWLECDFAGGGSTPKLAKIKEIDAKYNKR, from the coding sequence ATGAAAATTGCTATCGGATGTGATGATGCCGCATATAACTTAAAAATTGAGTTAATCAAATATCTGGAAACATTAGGTATTGAATGCGATGACTTTGGCGCCGGTGCGGGCGATTTGACATTGTATCCGGATGTTGCCGAGAAAGTAGCTTTGGCGGTTTCCGAAGGCAAATATGAGCGTGGAATTCTTACCTGCGGAACCGGTATCGGCATGTGCATTACGGCAAATAAAGTTCCGGGGGTAAGAGCGGCGGTTTGTCATGACGTTTTTTCTGCCGAACGTTCAAGAAAAAGTAATGATGCGCAAATTATCTGTTTCGGTGAGCGTGTGATTGGCGTGGAATTAGCAAAATCACTACTTAAAGTGTGGTTGGAATGTGATTTTGCAGGCGGTGGCTCAACACCAAAATTAGCAAAAATTAAAGAAATTGATGCTAAATATAATAAACGTTAG
- a CDS encoding cyclase family protein has protein sequence MNKWIDLSMPISTNHVRWKSAVEKKGNFDEGDLFEATQLQVSCHAFTHMDALSHIKKNAYNILDIPIETYIGEFHVLDLAEVITDNFAITPEVLEHCWPQAENVKKVIFKTCWDTHYSYNSREFWGNSPYITFEGAAYLADKNLEIVAFDFPQDYPIRGWLTGIMEKPLIKHVTHHHLLMKGVTLVEYLCNTKNITSPLIDALMIPIAIKNTDGAPCRVLIKNK, from the coding sequence ATGAATAAATGGATTGATTTATCCATGCCGATTTCTACCAACCATGTACGTTGGAAAAGTGCGGTCGAAAAAAAAGGTAATTTTGATGAAGGTGATTTATTCGAGGCTACTCAGCTTCAGGTATCGTGCCATGCATTTACACATATGGATGCACTTAGTCATATAAAAAAAAATGCCTATAATATTTTGGATATTCCAATTGAAACCTATATCGGCGAATTTCATGTGTTGGATTTGGCGGAGGTTATTACCGACAATTTCGCTATTACGCCGGAAGTGTTGGAACATTGTTGGCCGCAAGCGGAAAATGTGAAAAAAGTGATTTTTAAAACCTGTTGGGATACCCACTACAGCTATAATTCGAGAGAATTCTGGGGAAACTCGCCTTATATTACCTTTGAAGGCGCCGCTTATTTAGCGGATAAAAATTTGGAAATAGTTGCTTTTGATTTTCCGCAGGATTATCCGATTCGTGGTTGGCTTACCGGTATAATGGAAAAACCATTGATAAAGCATGTCACTCATCACCATCTTTTAATGAAAGGTGTAACGCTGGTGGAATATCTTTGTAATACAAAAAATATTACATCACCACTGATTGATGCTTTGATGATTCCGATTGCAATAAAAAATACCGATGGCGCACCTTGCCGTGTGTTAATTAAAAATAAATAA
- a CDS encoding TRAP transporter substrate-binding protein: protein MKKLTVISATVLLAMFSASTFAAGEHTLALSHYGSPSDTVTKATALMAKRANELSNGRITIKLHPNSELGASDTQIDGTRMGTIDIVVVGNPYYTTFNEELNLLDLPFLFKDEAHVEKVLNGEVGEHLLKSLESANLKGLAFYEIGFRDITNSKKQIKTVANLSGLKLRTTPNPAHIAAFKEWGANPTPMPFNEVYFSLKTGVIDGQENPVHHIYNNNLQEVQKYLSLTHHAYTAAPMSMNLDRFNSLDKEDQDILLQAAKEGAELEKQLNVEENKVYLDKLKQQGMDVEEAPDTASFQAGAKKAWDDYAKKFGDQMINKVTATK, encoded by the coding sequence ATGAAAAAATTAACTGTTATTTCAGCAACCGTATTACTTGCTATGTTCTCTGCGTCTACCTTTGCCGCGGGAGAACATACGTTGGCGCTTAGTCACTATGGTTCGCCGAGCGATACCGTGACAAAAGCAACCGCGTTGATGGCCAAAAGAGCCAATGAACTGTCTAATGGACGTATCACGATTAAATTACATCCCAATAGTGAATTGGGGGCTTCCGATACTCAAATCGACGGTACCAGAATGGGGACGATTGATATTGTTGTAGTAGGAAACCCGTATTACACCACCTTTAATGAAGAACTCAATCTATTGGATTTACCATTCCTATTTAAAGACGAAGCTCATGTTGAAAAAGTATTAAATGGGGAAGTCGGGGAACATCTGTTGAAATCATTGGAAAGTGCAAACTTGAAAGGGTTGGCATTCTATGAGATTGGATTTAGAGATATCACTAACAGCAAAAAACAAATTAAAACCGTCGCGAATTTATCCGGTCTGAAGTTAAGAACCACTCCTAATCCCGCACATATCGCGGCTTTTAAAGAATGGGGTGCAAATCCGACGCCAATGCCGTTTAACGAAGTTTATTTTTCTCTGAAAACCGGCGTTATTGATGGACAGGAAAATCCGGTTCATCATATTTACAACAATAACTTACAGGAAGTTCAGAAATATCTGTCTTTAACTCATCATGCTTATACCGCGGCACCAATGTCAATGAATTTGGATCGCTTTAATTCTTTAGATAAAGAAGATCAGGATATTTTGTTGCAAGCGGCAAAAGAGGGCGCTGAGTTAGAGAAACAACTGAATGTGGAAGAAAATAAGGTTTATTTGGATAAACTAAAACAGCAAGGTATGGACGTTGAGGAAGCTCCGGATACAGCCTCTTTCCAAGCCGGTGCTAAAAAAGCCTGGGATGATTATGCCAAGAAATTTGGTGATCAAATGATTAATAAAGTGACTGCCACTAAATAA